The genomic region CCATGCTAGCTGATGAGATTGGTAAGCCAATTAACCTACCAACAGTTAAGGCAGCACGAGTTGAGTTTGACTCAATTGGCAATTGGGATGGCGCGAAAAATACTTTCAAGTCAGTTGCCCCTGTAGCTAATAAGAATGTATCAAGTGATGAAGCCATACTTACCTCTTGGCGAAATCTGCTAGATAAAGGTTCTCTGCAAGATGGCGAGGATAATCTTGCCGGGACTGCTCGCAAATCAGTTGTAGTAATGAGCGCAGATAGAGCAAAAAAACTTGGAGTTAAAGAAAGTGAACTAGTTAGAGTTTCAAATGAGTATGGTGCAATTACATTGCCTTGCCAAATCGCTGATATTGAAGAAGCTAGTGTTTGGTTACCTCGTAATTCAGCAAGCAGTCAGCTAATTAGAAATTTAGGCGTTGTTAGCAATTCAATTGTTAAGGTGGCCAAAGCATGACTAATGCAGAATTAATCAGCCAAGATCCAGGTTGGATTATTGCTCTTAAAGGAGTAATAATTTTTGCTGCATGCGTATTTTTAACAATTATGTCAGTTTGGGGAGAGCGGCGGATTGTTGCGCGTATGCAACAACGAAGTGGGCCCAACCGAGTTGGTAAATTTGGACTGCTCCAAGCTTTAGTAGATGGCGTAAAGCTAGCTTTAAAAGAGGATTTAATTCCAAAAGCAGCTGATCGAATTGTTTTTGTATTAGCACCCATTATTAGTACCACCACTTGTTTTATGGCTTTCGCAGTAATTCCATTAACTGGTGAAGTTAATTTCTTTGGATATAAAACAGCGATGCAACTTACAGACTTATCTGTTGGTGTGCTTTATGTCTTAGCAATTGCATCCGTTGGTGTGTATGGAATTGTTTTAGCAGGATGGTCTTCCGGCTCCACCTATCCTTTATTAGGTGGACTTCGTTCATCTGCTCAAGTTATTTCATATGAAGTTGCTATGGGACTTTCTTTAGTTGCAGTATTTATTTATTCAGGATCAATGTCCACTTCTGAAATTGTGGCGGCGCAAGACCGATGGTGGTATGCCGTAGTTCTTTTCCCATCATTTATTATTTATGCAATCTCTATGGTTGGTGAAACTAACCGTGCACCATTTGATTTAGCAGAGGCAGAAGGTGAATTAGTTGGCGGATTCCATACTGAGTATTCATCACTTAAATTCGCACTATTTTTCTTGTCAGAATATGTAAATATAATTGCAGTATCTGCTTTAGCAACAACATTATTCCTAGGTGGTTATCGAGCCCTTCCTGGGCTTGGTTTTACAGAACAATGGCTAGGTGGTTGGTTTACATTAGTTTGGTTCTTTGTAAAGGTATTAGCTTTCTTCTTTGTATTTGTATGGCTGCGTGGAACTCTGCCACGCCTGCGGTATGACCAATTTATGAAGTTTGGTTGGAAAGTATTAATTCCATTTTCACTTGCCTGGATCATGATTGTTTCAACACTGCGAGTTATGTCTCAGCGTCAGAGTTCCACCTTTTTATTAGTTGCTTTTATTTTTTCTGTAACATTTATATATATTGGTATTACTTCACTTATGGACAGAGCAAAAGTTAAAACAGATATCGCATCAAAAATTACAAATAATACTGAACCAGATTTTCCGGTACCAGAAATCCCAAACTCAAGAGCGGAGCAGTTAAATGGCTGATGAATTAATGCCCAGATCTGATGAGTTTGGCTTAGCCAAATCTGATGCAGCTAAGGCACCTATTACAAACCATGAAAGATCAAGCCTAGGTAAGCAACTTCTTGGCTTTTGGGTCACATTTAAAACCATGTTTAAAAAAGTTAATACTATTCAATACCCAGAGGTTAAAGAACCTACCGCAGAGAGATTTCATGGTCGCCACCAATTAAATCGTCACCCTGATGGACTTGAAAAATGTATTGGCTGCGAGTTATGTGCTTGGGCATGTCCTGCCGATGCTATTTATGTTGAAGGTGCTGATAACAAAGAGGGTGAGCAATTTTCACCAGGTGAGCGATATGGCAAGGTTTATCAAATTAATTACTTACGTTGTATTTTTTGTGGACTTTGCATAGAGGCATGTCCAACACGAGCACTTACTATGACAAATGAATATGAATTAGCTGATGATACTCGCGCAAAACTGATTTTTGAAAAAGATGATCTATTAGGTCCACTAAGAGCGGGAATGGTTCCACCACCACATCCAATGTATCCAAATACGGATGATGGTAATTATTATCGCGGTGAAGTTACCGGTTCACATCCATCACAAGGCATCGCTAAAAATGATTAATTTAGCCCTCGATATTGGGACAACAGCTGGTCCTGAATCGGTTTTGTTTTATTTTTTAGCACCAATTTCTATTTTAGCTTCAATTGGAATGCTCCTAGTTAAAAAAGCAGTTCATTCTGCACTGCTTCTTGCTTGGGTAATGATTTCCTTAGCTATTTTTTATATTGCCCAAGATGCACTGTTTTTAGGAATTGTTCAGATCGTGGTTTATACCGGAGCCGTAATGATGCTCTTCCTATTTATTTTGATGTTAGTTGGTGTTGATACATCTGACTCACTTGATGAAAATATAAAAGGACTACGTCCTATCGCAATTACTGCAGCAATTGGTTTTGGAGGCCTACTTACATCTTTGATATCTCGTGCAACACTTGGTAGACCCACAGCTGTTTTTATCGATGCAAATTCTGTGGGTAATGCAAATGGAATTGCTGAATTGTTATTTACGAAATACGTCTTTGCTTTTGAAGTTGTTTCAGCACTATTAATTACTGCAGCGTTAGGTGCAATGGTTTTAGCTCACAGCCAAAAATCTCGATCTAAATTTGCTCAACGAGATTTATCTATTGCTCGCTTTAGAAAAGGCGAAC from Candidatus Nanopelagicus abundans harbors:
- the nuoH gene encoding NADH-quinone oxidoreductase subunit NuoH, whose protein sequence is MTNAELISQDPGWIIALKGVIIFAACVFLTIMSVWGERRIVARMQQRSGPNRVGKFGLLQALVDGVKLALKEDLIPKAADRIVFVLAPIISTTTCFMAFAVIPLTGEVNFFGYKTAMQLTDLSVGVLYVLAIASVGVYGIVLAGWSSGSTYPLLGGLRSSAQVISYEVAMGLSLVAVFIYSGSMSTSEIVAAQDRWWYAVVLFPSFIIYAISMVGETNRAPFDLAEAEGELVGGFHTEYSSLKFALFFLSEYVNIIAVSALATTLFLGGYRALPGLGFTEQWLGGWFTLVWFFVKVLAFFFVFVWLRGTLPRLRYDQFMKFGWKVLIPFSLAWIMIVSTLRVMSQRQSSTFLLVAFIFSVTFIYIGITSLMDRAKVKTDIASKITNNTEPDFPVPEIPNSRAEQLNG
- the nuoI gene encoding NADH-quinone oxidoreductase subunit NuoI is translated as MADELMPRSDEFGLAKSDAAKAPITNHERSSLGKQLLGFWVTFKTMFKKVNTIQYPEVKEPTAERFHGRHQLNRHPDGLEKCIGCELCAWACPADAIYVEGADNKEGEQFSPGERYGKVYQINYLRCIFCGLCIEACPTRALTMTNEYELADDTRAKLIFEKDDLLGPLRAGMVPPPHPMYPNTDDGNYYRGEVTGSHPSQGIAKND
- a CDS encoding NADH-quinone oxidoreductase subunit J produces the protein MINLALDIGTTAGPESVLFYFLAPISILASIGMLLVKKAVHSALLLAWVMISLAIFYIAQDALFLGIVQIVVYTGAVMMLFLFILMLVGVDTSDSLDENIKGLRPIAITAAIGFGGLLTSLISRATLGRPTAVFIDANSVGNANGIAELLFTKYVFAFEVVSALLITAALGAMVLAHSQKSRSKFAQRDLSIARFRKGELKDAAGLPGPGVYALHNAVDVPALLPTGKAAPTSISAVLQARGDIIESSKFQLQAEEEEK